In a single window of the Candidatus Dormiibacterota bacterium genome:
- a CDS encoding menaquinone biosynthesis protein: MNDLRIASVPFVNAQPLTWGFTRGPYRGIFRLQHTAPARIPDLLRAGKVDVGLIPSIEYLGLPGAEFLPQICIASKRRVRSVYLASRLPLEEIRSVALDLNSRTSVALLKIVLWRRGVRDAAFHERAPSLKEMLRDHDAALLIGDAALTAETSGLLVHDLAAEWFALTGLPFVFALWAVRPGVVLPDGVRPFLESRRIGMANIREIALRAGDDLKIAAESVESYLKTNIHFYLGSEERRGLGLFFRQAQQLGLTPGWRPIRFREPFDWERVPAPAAPARRAVE; this comes from the coding sequence ATGAACGATCTGAGAATCGCCTCGGTCCCGTTCGTCAACGCGCAGCCGCTCACCTGGGGCTTCACGCGCGGCCCCTACCGCGGTATTTTCCGGCTCCAGCACACGGCACCCGCCCGGATACCGGACCTTCTCCGCGCGGGAAAGGTGGACGTCGGGTTGATCCCGTCCATCGAGTACCTGGGTCTTCCGGGGGCGGAGTTCCTGCCGCAGATCTGCATCGCCTCGAAGCGCCGGGTGCGCTCGGTCTACCTGGCGTCGCGGCTGCCCCTGGAGGAGATCAGGAGCGTCGCGCTCGATCTGAATTCCCGCACCTCGGTGGCCCTGCTCAAGATTGTCCTGTGGCGCAGGGGCGTGCGGGATGCGGCGTTCCACGAGCGGGCGCCGTCGCTCAAAGAGATGCTGCGCGACCACGACGCGGCTCTCCTCATCGGCGACGCGGCCTTGACGGCCGAGACATCCGGACTCCTGGTTCACGACCTGGCGGCCGAGTGGTTCGCCCTGACCGGTCTGCCGTTCGTCTTCGCCCTCTGGGCCGTGAGGCCGGGCGTGGTCCTGCCGGACGGGGTGCGGCCGTTCCTGGAATCGCGCCGCATCGGCATGGCCAACATCAGGGAGATCGCCCTGCGGGCGGGTGATGATCTCAAGATCGCAGCCGAGTCTGTCGAGTCGTACTTGAAGACGAACATCCATTTCTATCTCGGCTCCGAGGAACGCAGGGGGCTCGGGCTGTTTTTCCGGCAGGCCCAGCAGCTAGGCCTCACACCCGGCTGGCGGCCGATCCGTTTCCGCGAGCCGTTCGACTGGGAGCGGGTGCCGGCCCCCGCGGC